TTCTGGCCTGGGAGCCGGCGCCATGACCCCCCCGTCGCGTCAGCCCCTGCATGTGTTGCTGTCGCTGGCGGCGCCGCTGCTGGTGCTGCTGGGTTTGGTCGGTCTGGCGCAAAGGGAGGGGACCGATCGCTGGCAGGCCGTTCCTGCCATCCTGGTGGGTTCTGGCCTGGTGATCCATGCGGTATTGGGTCGCCGGCGCCGGCGCCACAAGCTGCTGGTGGCTCTGCGCAGCAGTCGATTGGAGGAGGACTGAGTCCATGGCATCGACACCGCCATCGCCTGCGGATGAGGCTCCGGATCTCGACGCGTTGCGTGCGGCGATCGGTTCCGGCGATCCCACCCTGGCGATGCCAGCGCTCACTCAGCTGCGCTTCTGCACCGACGAAGAGGCGGTGCCGCTGCTGGTGCTGGGCAGTGAGCAGGAGGCTTTCCTTGTGCGTTCCCTGAGTTGCAGCGGCCTGGGTTACAAGCGCACGGAGCAGGGTTGGACGGTGCTGGAGACGCTCCTGCGCAATGATGGTGATAGCAACGTGCGGGCTGAGGCCGCCAATTCGTTGGCCAGTTATGGCGTGGAGCGGGCCTGGCCGCTGCTGAAGGCGGCGTTCCTGGCCGATGACGCCTGGTTGGTGCGCTGCAGCATCCTTTCGGCCCTGGCAGAGCAACCTCAGATCGATCTGGGGTGGTTGCTGGAGCTCGCCTCCGCCGCCATCACCGATGCCGATGGCACGGTGCGGGTCAGTGGCGCCGAAATCCTGGGCCGGATTGTGCGCGAGGGCAGGGATCAACCGATCGGTGAGCAGGCGCGGGCGTTGTTGCGGCCTTTGCAGCAGGACGGCGACCACCGGGTGGTGGCGGCGGCGCTGAACGGCTTGCAGGCGGCCTGACCCCTCCACTGTCGGAACGCTTGCTACGGTTCCGGCACCACTAGGGGTGCCTGAGGCCGTTCGCGGCCGCAAGGGCTGAGATCACACCCTCCGAACCTGATCCGGGTCATGCCGGCGCCAGGGAAGTGACCACATGTGATCCGCGGCCGATCGGCCGGCTCCTGGCAGTCCATTCGCTGAACGGATCATGCGTGCTTCCTGGGTTGAGTCCCGTCGCGGACAAGCCAACGTGTCGCAGATGCACTTCGCCCGGCAGGGTGTGGTGACCGAGGAAATGGCCTTTGTGGCCCAACGGGAGAACCTGCCCGAATCGCTGGTGATGGAGGAGGTCGCCCGGGGCCGGATGGTGATCCCCGCCAACATCAACCACGGCAATCTGGAGCCCATGGCGATCGGCATCGCCAGCAAGTGCAAGGTGAACGCCAACATCGGTGCCTCACCCAATGCCTCCGACGCCGAGGAGGAGGTGAAGAAGCTGAAGTTGGCGGTGAAATACGGTGCCGACACGGTGATGGATCTCTCCACCGGTGGCGTGAATCTGGATGAGGTACGCACCGCGATCATCAACGCCTCACCGGTGCCCATTGGCACCGTGCCCGTTTATCAGGCACTCGAGAGCGTGCATGGTTCGATCGAACGCCTCTCGGAAGACGACTTCCTGCACATCATCGAGAAGCATTGCCAGCAGGGCGTCGATTACCAGACCATCCACGCTGGTCTGCTGATTGAGCACCTGCCCAAGGTGAAGGGCCGGATCACCGGCATCGTCAGCCGTGGTGGCGGCATCCTGGCTCAGTGGATGCTGTACCACCACAAGCAGAACCCGCTCTACACCCGCTTCGACGACATCTGCGAGATCTTCAAGCGCTACGACTGCACCTTCTCGCTGGGCGATTCGCTGCGTCCTGGCTGTCAGCACGATGCCTCTGATGCGGCACAGCTGGCGGAGCTGCACACCCTGGGTGAGCTGACGCGCCGCGCTTGGAAGCACGATGTGCAGGTGATGGTGGAGGGTCCCGGCCATGTGCCCATGGACCAGATCGAGTTCAACGTGAAAAAGCAGATGGAGGAGTGCAGCGAAGCGCCCTTCTATGTGCTCGGCCCTCTGGTCACCGACATCGCACCTGGTTACGACCACATCACCTCCGCCATCGGTGCCGCCATGGCCGGCTGGCATGGCACGGCGATGCTCTGCTACGTGACGCCCAAGGAGCACCTGGGTCTGCCCAATGCCGATGATGTGCGCGAAGGCCTGATCGCTTACAAAATCGCTGCTCACGCTGCTGATATCGCCCGTCATCGCCCCGGTGCCCGCGATCGCGACGATGAGCTCAGTCGTGCCCGCTATGCCTTCGACTGGAACAAGCAATTCGAGTTGTCTTTGGATCCCGAGCGGGCCAAGGAATATCACGACGAAACGCTGCCGGCCGACATCTACAAGCAGGCGGAGTTCTGCTCGATGTGCGGTCCCAAGCACTGCCCGATGCAGACCAAGATCACTGATGAGGATCTTGAAGGTCTGGAGAAGGTGCTGGAGGCCAAGGGTGGTGCCGAGCTCGCCGGCGTGAAGATGGACAAGGCTGACTGATCAGCCGCGGCCTTTGTTGCGGGACTGACTCCTGAAGTGAAAAGTGAAGCCAACTGGCTTCACTTTTTTATGCCGATTGATGCCTCAGTTTGCGTTCATCACGCGTCAAGTGCTGATTTGAACCAGTCGATGGTGGGCTGAAGACCTTCCTGAAGAGAGATTCGGGGTTCCCATCCCAGTTGTTCTCTTGCCAGGTCGATGACCGGTTGCCGTTGCATCGGGTCGTCTTGAGGCAGCGGTTTGGTGATCAGTTCAAGCTTCGGATTGATGCGTTCGCGCACCAATTCAGCGAGCTGGCGGATAGTGAACTCTCCGGGATTGCCGATGTTGATGGGACCGGTGTGGTCACCATTCATCAGGCGAATCATGCCCTCGATTAAGTCATCCACATAGCAGAAGGATCGTGTTTGGCTGCCGTCTCCATAGAGGGTTAATGCTTCACCCTTCAGGGCCTGCACGATGAAGTTGCTGACGACCCGTCCATCATCGGGAAGCATGCGTGGGCCATAAGTGTTGAAAATTCGCATGACACGCACTTCGGTGTTGTGCATCCGGCGGTAGTCAAAACACAAGGTTTCGGCAATGCGCTTGCCTTCGTCGTAGCAACTGCGGAGCCCGATCGTGTTCACGGAGCCGCGATAGTTTTCCGGTTGAGGATGCACTTCTGGATCGCCGTAAATTTCACTGGTGCTCGCCAGTAGCAAGCGGGCCCCAACGCGGCGGGCGAGGCCGAGCATGTTGTAGGTGCCAAGAAAACTGGTTTTGGCGGTTTTGATGGGATTGAACTGGTAGTGCACGGGTGATGCCGGGCAAGCCAGATGCCAGATCCGATCAACTTCCAGTTGGATGGGTTCTGTGACGTCGTGACGGATCAACTCAAAACGAGGATGGCCAATCCATTGACCAATATTGCTCTTACGACCGGTGAAATAGTTGTCGAGACAGATCACTTCTTCGCCAGCATCCATCAGCCGGTCACACAGATGTGAGCCGAGGAATCCAGCCCCACCGGTGATCAAGTTGCGGATCATTGCCAAGACGCAATCAATGCTCACCTCATCGTATGGGGTGAGTCATCAGCGCAATCAAAAAATCCCCTGAGGCCGAATAGCCCCAGGGGATTGAAGGTTGATGATGACTGTCCTGATTGAATTGAGATCAGGAGGGGTTTCAGTCGAGCAGTGCTTTGGACTTGGCAACAACGTTCTCGACGGTGAAACCAAACTCCTTCAGGCAAGTGCCGCCAGGAGCGGAGGCGCCGAAGCGGTTCATGGTGACGCTGTCGCCATCGAGGCCGATGAAGCGGTGCCAGCCGAAGGATTCAGCGGCTTCCACCACGAGGCGCTTGCGC
This region of Synechococcus sp. NOUM97013 genomic DNA includes:
- a CDS encoding HEAT repeat domain-containing protein yields the protein MASTPPSPADEAPDLDALRAAIGSGDPTLAMPALTQLRFCTDEEAVPLLVLGSEQEAFLVRSLSCSGLGYKRTEQGWTVLETLLRNDGDSNVRAEAANSLASYGVERAWPLLKAAFLADDAWLVRCSILSALAEQPQIDLGWLLELASAAITDADGTVRVSGAEILGRIVREGRDQPIGEQARALLRPLQQDGDHRVVAAALNGLQAA
- a CDS encoding UDP-glucuronic acid decarboxylase family protein, translated to MIRNLITGGAGFLGSHLCDRLMDAGEEVICLDNYFTGRKSNIGQWIGHPRFELIRHDVTEPIQLEVDRIWHLACPASPVHYQFNPIKTAKTSFLGTYNMLGLARRVGARLLLASTSEIYGDPEVHPQPENYRGSVNTIGLRSCYDEGKRIAETLCFDYRRMHNTEVRVMRIFNTYGPRMLPDDGRVVSNFIVQALKGEALTLYGDGSQTRSFCYVDDLIEGMIRLMNGDHTGPINIGNPGEFTIRQLAELVRERINPKLELITKPLPQDDPMQRQPVIDLAREQLGWEPRISLQEGLQPTIDWFKSALDA
- a CDS encoding DUF3188 domain-containing protein; the protein is MTPPSRQPLHVLLSLAAPLLVLLGLVGLAQREGTDRWQAVPAILVGSGLVIHAVLGRRRRRHKLLVALRSSRLEED
- the thiC gene encoding phosphomethylpyrimidine synthase ThiC yields the protein MRASWVESRRGQANVSQMHFARQGVVTEEMAFVAQRENLPESLVMEEVARGRMVIPANINHGNLEPMAIGIASKCKVNANIGASPNASDAEEEVKKLKLAVKYGADTVMDLSTGGVNLDEVRTAIINASPVPIGTVPVYQALESVHGSIERLSEDDFLHIIEKHCQQGVDYQTIHAGLLIEHLPKVKGRITGIVSRGGGILAQWMLYHHKQNPLYTRFDDICEIFKRYDCTFSLGDSLRPGCQHDASDAAQLAELHTLGELTRRAWKHDVQVMVEGPGHVPMDQIEFNVKKQMEECSEAPFYVLGPLVTDIAPGYDHITSAIGAAMAGWHGTAMLCYVTPKEHLGLPNADDVREGLIAYKIAAHAADIARHRPGARDRDDELSRARYAFDWNKQFELSLDPERAKEYHDETLPADIYKQAEFCSMCGPKHCPMQTKITDEDLEGLEKVLEAKGGAELAGVKMDKAD